From a region of the Tateyamaria omphalii genome:
- a CDS encoding glycosyltransferase family 4 protein, producing the protein MRDLAQIDVIAPSFKRRLSGVTATVARLVPLQAQSIAITACAPEMPDEVPNVHWSRLLTMSRGGPSGPRVWHARRNVEMIAGLALRGLLGKRIKLLFTSASQRHHTGLTKALIRRMDAVIATSDKTAGYLECPATVIHHGIDTDTFAPHPDKAALRAELGLPTGPLMGCFGRIRAQKGTDVFVDAMIRVLGDHPDAAAIVMGRAVDKDQTFLDDLKAQVQDAGLTDRLLFLPEVPVWETPRFYQALDIYVAPQRWEGFGLTPLEAMACGAPAIATRVGAFDELVLDGKTGTLIDAGDVDEMVAATQAVLSDPPKLAKWSECARAHMVQHFQLQQEADAIIAIYKKLLND; encoded by the coding sequence ATGCGTGACCTTGCCCAAATTGATGTCATTGCGCCCAGTTTCAAACGGCGCCTGTCGGGCGTCACAGCAACGGTGGCACGACTTGTGCCTTTGCAGGCGCAGTCCATCGCAATCACCGCCTGCGCGCCCGAGATGCCGGATGAGGTTCCGAATGTGCATTGGTCCAGGCTGCTGACCATGTCGCGCGGCGGCCCCTCTGGCCCGCGCGTCTGGCATGCCCGCCGCAACGTGGAGATGATTGCTGGTCTTGCCCTGCGTGGACTGTTGGGCAAACGGATCAAGCTGCTGTTCACCTCGGCCAGCCAGCGGCACCATACGGGTCTGACTAAGGCGCTGATCCGGCGCATGGACGCAGTCATCGCCACGTCGGACAAGACAGCCGGGTATCTCGAATGCCCGGCCACGGTAATCCACCACGGCATAGACACCGACACGTTTGCCCCCCACCCAGACAAGGCCGCGCTGCGGGCGGAACTGGGTCTGCCAACCGGCCCGCTCATGGGGTGCTTTGGCAGGATCCGCGCGCAAAAGGGCACGGATGTGTTTGTGGACGCGATGATCCGCGTGCTTGGCGATCACCCAGACGCCGCCGCCATCGTCATGGGCCGGGCCGTGGACAAGGATCAGACATTTCTCGACGACCTCAAGGCACAGGTGCAAGATGCGGGGCTGACCGACCGCCTGTTGTTTTTACCGGAGGTTCCTGTCTGGGAGACGCCCCGATTTTACCAGGCGCTCGACATCTACGTCGCGCCCCAGCGCTGGGAAGGGTTCGGCCTGACCCCGCTTGAGGCAATGGCCTGCGGCGCGCCGGCCATCGCAACCCGCGTCGGGGCGTTCGATGAGTTGGTGTTAGATGGAAAGACCGGCACTTTGATTGACGCAGGCGACGTCGACGAGATGGTTGCGGCGACGCAAGCGGTTCTGTCGGACCCACCCAAACTAGCCAAATGGTCCGAGTGCGCCCGCGCGCATATGGTCCAGCACTTCCAGCTACAACAGGAAGCGGACGCGATCATCGCGATCTACAAGAAACTCCTGAACGACTGA
- a CDS encoding M20 aminoacylase family protein has translation MPIKNRFAEMHADIAAWRRDIHQHPEILFETHRTSALVAEKLRAFGCDDVVEGIGRTGVVGVIKGKADGSGKVIGLRADMDALPIHEQTGVEYASKTPGAMHACGHDGHTAMLLGAAQYLSETRNFDGTVVVIFQPAEEGGGGGREMCNDGMMDRWGIHEVYGMHNWPGRPVGEFAIRPGPFFAATDLLEIEFEGLGGHAAKPQETIDTTLMASHAVTMLQSIVSRNADPIDRIVVSITSFETSSKAFNVIPQKVQIMGTVRTMSPEARDLAEKRVVEICEGVASTFGGVARVNYNRNYPVMVNHDAQTEFAADVARSVSGQCDEAPLVMGGEDFAFMLEERPGAYILVGNGDTAMVHHPEYNFNDEAIPAGCSWWAEIVEQRLPLAS, from the coding sequence ATGCCCATCAAGAACCGTTTTGCCGAAATGCATGCCGACATCGCCGCTTGGCGTCGTGACATCCACCAGCATCCCGAAATCCTGTTCGAAACCCATCGCACAAGCGCGCTGGTCGCCGAAAAGCTGCGCGCCTTTGGCTGTGACGACGTGGTCGAAGGCATCGGGCGGACCGGTGTCGTGGGCGTCATCAAGGGCAAGGCGGACGGCTCGGGCAAGGTAATCGGCCTGCGCGCCGACATGGATGCGCTGCCGATCCACGAACAGACGGGCGTGGAATACGCCTCGAAAACGCCGGGTGCCATGCATGCTTGCGGGCATGACGGACACACCGCCATGTTGCTTGGCGCAGCGCAATACCTGTCCGAGACGCGGAATTTCGACGGTACCGTTGTCGTGATCTTTCAGCCCGCCGAAGAGGGTGGGGGCGGCGGTCGCGAGATGTGCAACGATGGCATGATGGATCGCTGGGGCATTCACGAAGTCTATGGCATGCACAATTGGCCGGGGCGGCCCGTGGGAGAGTTCGCCATTCGGCCAGGTCCGTTCTTTGCCGCGACCGATCTTCTTGAGATCGAGTTCGAGGGGTTGGGTGGACATGCCGCCAAGCCGCAGGAGACCATCGACACGACCCTGATGGCGTCGCACGCGGTGACGATGCTGCAATCCATCGTGAGCCGGAATGCCGATCCGATCGACCGCATCGTGGTGTCGATCACGTCGTTCGAGACATCGTCGAAGGCCTTCAACGTGATCCCGCAGAAGGTGCAGATCATGGGAACCGTGCGCACCATGAGCCCCGAGGCGCGCGATCTGGCCGAAAAGCGTGTGGTTGAGATTTGCGAAGGTGTGGCAAGCACCTTCGGCGGTGTCGCGCGGGTCAATTACAACCGCAACTACCCGGTCATGGTAAACCACGACGCGCAAACGGAATTCGCCGCCGATGTGGCGCGCTCAGTCTCCGGTCAGTGTGATGAGGCACCGCTGGTGATGGGGGGCGAGGATTTCGCCTTTATGCTCGAAGAGCGGCCTGGTGCCTACATCCTTGTGGGCAACGGCGACACGGCGATGGTTCACCATCCCGAATACAACTTCAATGACGAGGCGATTCCGGCGGGCTGTTCCTGGTGGGCGGAGATTGTGGAGCAGCGGCTTCCCCTGGCGTCGTGA
- a CDS encoding M20 aminoacylase family protein: MPIKNRLAETHAEITGWRRHLHAHPELDYDVHETAAFVVDRLREFGVDDITTGIGKTGVVAVIKGKTDTKGRVVGLRADMDALPIEEATGLDYASKHPGKMHACGHDGHTSILLGAAQYLAETRNFDGTAVLAFQPAEEGGGGGREMVNDGLIDRWGIQEVYGLHNLPGLPTGQFAIRPGALLAAADEFTVTVTGKGGHAAAPHQAVDPNVAAAHIILGLQSIASRNVDPLASAVVSVCALHSDIDTHNIIPQVTRMTGTVRALDPEVRDFVEARVKEIATGTGQAHQCDVQVDYTIGYPVTINHDAHTEYAAAAARAVAGDVITDFPPIMAAEDFSFMLNACPGAYIMLGNGDGPMVHHPEYQFDDEAIPAGASWFVELVEQRMPAQ, translated from the coding sequence ATGCCCATCAAGAACCGCCTTGCCGAAACCCACGCCGAGATCACCGGCTGGCGCCGTCACCTGCATGCGCATCCCGAACTGGACTATGACGTGCACGAAACCGCTGCTTTCGTGGTCGATCGACTACGTGAGTTTGGTGTGGACGACATCACGACGGGCATCGGTAAGACCGGTGTGGTGGCCGTGATCAAGGGCAAGACGGACACCAAAGGTCGTGTCGTTGGACTGCGCGCCGACATGGATGCGTTGCCGATCGAAGAGGCGACGGGCCTTGATTACGCGTCAAAGCATCCGGGCAAGATGCACGCCTGCGGCCATGACGGCCATACGTCGATCTTGCTGGGGGCGGCGCAGTACCTCGCCGAGACGCGCAATTTCGATGGCACTGCCGTGCTGGCGTTTCAACCCGCAGAAGAGGGCGGCGGTGGGGGCCGAGAGATGGTCAATGACGGGCTGATCGACCGCTGGGGCATTCAAGAGGTCTACGGCCTGCACAACTTGCCGGGACTGCCCACTGGGCAGTTTGCCATCCGTCCCGGTGCGCTTTTGGCGGCTGCTGATGAATTCACTGTTACTGTGACGGGCAAAGGGGGGCATGCCGCTGCGCCGCATCAGGCCGTTGATCCGAACGTGGCGGCGGCTCACATCATCCTCGGCCTCCAAAGCATTGCCAGCCGGAACGTGGACCCGCTGGCATCTGCCGTGGTGTCCGTCTGCGCCCTGCATTCCGACATCGACACACACAATATCATCCCGCAGGTCACGCGCATGACCGGCACGGTCCGGGCCCTGGACCCCGAAGTGCGTGATTTTGTGGAAGCGCGTGTGAAAGAGATCGCAACCGGCACCGGGCAGGCCCATCAATGCGACGTGCAGGTGGATTATACCATCGGCTATCCGGTCACGATCAACCACGATGCGCACACCGAATATGCCGCCGCCGCTGCACGCGCTGTTGCCGGGGATGTCATCACCGATTTTCCGCCGATCATGGCGGCCGAGGACTTCTCGTTCATGTTGAATGCCTGCCCAGGGGCCTACATTATGCTGGGCAACGGGGACGGGCCAATGGTCCACCACCCGGAATACCAGTTCGATGACGAGGCGATCCCGGCCGGGGCAAGCTGGTTTGTCGAGCTGGTGGAACAGCGGATGCCCGCGCAGTAG
- a CDS encoding NAD(P)/FAD-dependent oxidoreductase, with protein sequence MTRFPIHGATPVTWPGPPPDAADVVVIGGGVIGVCTALYLAEAGKSVALLEKGRVAGEQSSRNWGWIRQQGRDPDELPIMAEANALWRDLAQRTNVDIGLIQGGVTYLAKTQDDLARYAAWLSHAQVHDVDSRLLSQAEIADLIPGMARPYAGALYTASDMRAEPWVAVPALAGVAARAGANVIENCAVRALDIEGGRVAGVITEAGRIRTSEVVLAGGAWSSLLLRRHGIALPQLSVRATVAATGPMPMVYPGGAADDRIAFRPRKDGGYSLAAGGFHELFIGPDAFRALSKYLTQLRADPFGTRFMLKAPKGYPDAWSTPRKWDADGPSPFEAMRILNPAPNRRKVDQLTRDFHEVLPGLGPVRIKTAWAGMIDTMPDVVPVVDRVAALPGLTIGTGMSGHGFGIGPGMGKVLAALVMGDDPGHVLKRFRLSRFSDGSKMRLGPSV encoded by the coding sequence GTGACCCGTTTTCCCATCCACGGTGCCACGCCCGTGACGTGGCCCGGACCGCCACCCGATGCCGCCGATGTGGTTGTCATCGGCGGCGGGGTCATCGGGGTCTGCACAGCGCTTTATCTGGCCGAGGCAGGGAAATCCGTCGCTCTGCTGGAAAAGGGACGGGTTGCGGGTGAGCAGTCCAGCCGCAATTGGGGCTGGATCCGGCAGCAGGGGCGGGATCCCGACGAGTTGCCGATCATGGCCGAAGCCAATGCGCTCTGGCGCGATCTGGCGCAGCGCACAAATGTGGACATCGGGTTGATCCAGGGCGGCGTCACCTACCTTGCGAAGACACAGGACGACCTTGCCCGTTACGCGGCATGGTTATCGCACGCACAGGTGCATGATGTGGACAGTCGTCTTTTGAGCCAGGCAGAGATTGCGGACCTGATCCCCGGCATGGCGCGTCCCTATGCGGGCGCTCTTTATACAGCATCGGACATGCGCGCCGAACCGTGGGTGGCGGTCCCGGCACTCGCCGGTGTGGCCGCACGGGCCGGCGCCAACGTGATCGAAAACTGCGCTGTCCGCGCCCTCGACATCGAAGGGGGGCGCGTGGCCGGTGTGATCACCGAAGCCGGGCGGATCAGGACCTCGGAAGTTGTCCTAGCCGGTGGTGCGTGGTCCTCTCTCCTTCTGCGCCGCCATGGTATCGCGCTGCCGCAATTGTCCGTTCGTGCGACAGTGGCGGCGACGGGGCCAATGCCGATGGTCTATCCCGGTGGGGCAGCCGATGATCGCATCGCCTTCCGTCCGCGCAAAGACGGCGGTTATTCCCTTGCGGCCGGAGGATTTCATGAACTGTTCATTGGCCCGGATGCCTTCCGCGCCTTGTCCAAGTATCTCACCCAATTGCGGGCCGACCCTTTCGGAACGCGCTTCATGCTAAAGGCGCCTAAGGGGTATCCCGACGCCTGGTCCACGCCTCGCAAGTGGGATGCGGATGGGCCAAGTCCTTTTGAGGCCATGCGCATTCTCAATCCGGCCCCTAACAGGCGGAAGGTTGATCAGTTGACCCGTGACTTTCACGAGGTGCTACCGGGCCTCGGGCCGGTGCGGATCAAGACGGCCTGGGCCGGGATGATAGATACGATGCCGGATGTTGTACCCGTCGTGGACCGGGTTGCAGCATTGCCTGGCCTGACCATCGGCACGGGCATGAGCGGTCACGGTTTCGGCATCGGGCCGGGCATGGGAAAAGTCCTTGCTGCTCTGGTCATGGGCGACGATCCGGGTCATGTTCTGAAAAGGTTCCGCCTGAGCCGCTTTTCCGACGGCAGCAAGATGCGCCTCGGCCCCTCTGTCTGA
- the argE gene encoding acetylornithine deacetylase, whose translation MTRKMTPLELMTKLVSFPTVSRDTNLPLVDWIENYLNDHGITAHRYRHPDQPKAALFAHVGPEVEGAVVLSGHTDVVPVDGQPWDTDPFTVTEKEGRYFGRGTCDMKGFDALAIWALVEAHYAAKPMQLALSFDEEIGCLGAPPMIAAMQGLVPKGGPVIVGEPSMMKAVTGHKGGQGFDTHVVGFEVHSSLLPQGVSAILEGAKIIDFANQRNAENMAAQPSALAAMFDPPFTTWHVGQVVGGTAQNITAKDCRFAMDFRAVPGDDIVALKEAYLAHVADVERGMQAVHPDTRVDIDIRFEVPPLTPEEDGAAERIVRAITGDNGTHVVSYGTEAGQFQAAGYSAVVCGPGDIGQAHQPNEFITVAQFEAGHAFMRDLVARVA comes from the coding sequence ATGACACGCAAGATGACGCCGCTTGAGCTGATGACAAAGCTTGTCAGCTTTCCCACTGTGAGCAGGGATACGAACTTGCCGCTGGTGGATTGGATTGAGAATTACCTGAACGACCACGGCATCACAGCGCATCGCTACCGTCATCCCGATCAGCCCAAGGCAGCGCTGTTTGCGCATGTTGGCCCTGAGGTGGAAGGAGCGGTTGTTCTGTCGGGCCATACGGATGTGGTGCCGGTGGATGGCCAGCCCTGGGACACGGACCCTTTTACGGTGACCGAGAAAGAGGGCAGGTATTTCGGGCGCGGCACCTGCGACATGAAGGGCTTTGATGCCCTGGCCATCTGGGCGCTGGTCGAGGCGCATTATGCGGCCAAACCCATGCAGCTAGCGCTGAGCTTTGACGAGGAAATCGGCTGCCTCGGTGCCCCGCCGATGATTGCCGCCATGCAAGGTCTGGTGCCAAAAGGCGGTCCGGTCATCGTTGGTGAACCGTCGATGATGAAGGCGGTGACAGGCCACAAGGGCGGGCAGGGCTTTGACACGCATGTTGTCGGATTTGAGGTCCATTCGTCTTTGCTGCCGCAAGGCGTAAGTGCGATCCTCGAAGGCGCAAAAATCATTGATTTTGCCAACCAGCGGAATGCCGAAAACATGGCCGCGCAGCCCTCGGCGCTGGCCGCGATGTTCGATCCGCCCTTTACCACCTGGCATGTGGGGCAAGTGGTTGGTGGAACGGCGCAAAACATCACCGCCAAGGATTGCAGGTTTGCCATGGATTTCAGGGCTGTGCCCGGCGATGACATCGTCGCGTTGAAAGAGGCGTATCTTGCCCATGTCGCGGATGTCGAGCGTGGAATGCAAGCTGTTCACCCCGACACGCGGGTGGATATAGACATCCGCTTTGAGGTGCCGCCACTGACCCCAGAAGAAGACGGGGCTGCCGAACGCATCGTGCGTGCCATTACGGGCGATAATGGTACACACGTGGTCAGCTATGGGACGGAAGCCGGGCAGTTTCAGGCGGCGGGCTACTCTGCCGTCGTGTGCGGACCCGGTGATATCGGCCAAGCGCACCAACCCAATGAATTCATCACCGTGGCTCAGTTCGAGGCGGGCCATGCGTTCATGCGTGATCTGGTGGCCCGTGTTGCATAG
- a CDS encoding HIT family protein → MKHDSAHCVFCAIIAGDAPASIVHHDDRCIAFMNLRPLHAGEFMVIPLVHIDHFTDMPDDLAAHIMVVGQRLGRRMMQVYAPKRVGYVVHGFGVPHAHLNVVPLRDSGDIVSAKHIVRTDTGFRIAHDAVPMRERADLDADAARLRGDQ, encoded by the coding sequence ATGAAGCATGATAGCGCCCATTGCGTGTTCTGCGCGATCATCGCGGGCGATGCACCAGCAAGCATCGTGCACCACGACGACAGATGTATTGCCTTTATGAACCTGCGTCCCCTTCATGCGGGCGAGTTCATGGTGATCCCGCTTGTGCATATCGACCATTTCACCGATATGCCCGACGATCTGGCGGCACATATCATGGTTGTCGGCCAGCGGCTCGGACGCCGGATGATGCAGGTCTATGCCCCGAAGCGGGTGGGTTACGTGGTGCACGGGTTTGGCGTGCCGCATGCACATCTGAACGTTGTGCCCCTGCGGGACAGCGGTGACATCGTCTCAGCCAAGCATATCGTGCGCACGGATACCGGGTTCCGGATCGCGCATGATGCTGTGCCAATGCGAGAGCGTGCCGACCTTGATGCGGACGCCGCAAGGCTGCGCGGGGATCAGTAG
- a CDS encoding ABC transporter ATP-binding protein, whose translation MLDQTDTAPIANIQNLRVEFQTKDGPVVGVEDVSFVVHAGETVCVVGESGSGKSVSSLSLMRLVEFGGGEIAGGRLVFDRKEADAVDLATTDQELMRTIRGNEIGMIFQEPMTALNPVFTVGRQLTEGLRLHKKLSKRQAEERALSLLQQVRIPEPQRRMKQYPHELSGGMRQRVVIAMALACEPRLLIADEPTTALDVTIQAEILALMDRLKRETGTAVMFITHDMAVVAQMADRVVVMFRGNKVEEGPVAQIFENPQHPYTKALLAAVPKLGEMRGKACPEPMKLLGRDQAEIAPIPGTEDTLLEVRNLTTRFAVKGGFFRRTIANVHAVEDVSFTINKGQTLSLVGESGCGKSSAGRSILRLVEPQSGEIVLDGRDIVALNERDLRDARQDMQMIFQDPFASLNPQMQLVDQVAEPMQNYGMFKGAEGQKRVEMLFDRVELPRSFMRRYPHELSGGQRQRVAIARALALNPKLIIADEAVSALDVSVQAQVLNLMMELQSELGLSFLFISHDMAVVERVSHYVGVMYLGRIVEMGPRARVFENPQHPYTQALMKAVPIADPRRRKAEKDLNFKPIPSPIHPVDYEPAPSEYTEVEPGHLVLTTDSGY comes from the coding sequence ATGCTCGATCAGACCGATACGGCGCCGATTGCGAACATACAAAATCTGCGGGTTGAATTTCAGACCAAAGACGGACCGGTTGTTGGGGTGGAGGATGTGTCCTTTGTCGTCCATGCGGGAGAAACCGTTTGCGTCGTGGGCGAGTCCGGTTCGGGCAAATCGGTGTCGTCCCTGTCATTGATGCGCCTGGTCGAGTTTGGCGGCGGTGAAATTGCGGGAGGCCGCCTGGTGTTTGATCGCAAAGAGGCCGACGCCGTCGATCTTGCCACCACCGATCAGGAATTGATGCGCACCATTCGTGGCAACGAAATTGGCATGATTTTCCAAGAGCCGATGACGGCGCTGAACCCGGTCTTTACGGTGGGTCGCCAATTGACCGAAGGACTGCGGCTGCACAAGAAGCTGAGCAAGCGGCAGGCCGAAGAGCGCGCACTGTCACTGCTGCAGCAGGTGCGTATCCCTGAGCCGCAGCGCCGTATGAAGCAATATCCGCACGAACTGTCCGGCGGCATGCGGCAGCGTGTGGTGATTGCCATGGCGCTGGCGTGCGAGCCACGCCTTTTGATCGCAGATGAGCCAACCACCGCCCTGGATGTGACCATCCAGGCCGAGATCCTTGCACTGATGGACCGGCTGAAACGCGAAACGGGTACGGCGGTGATGTTCATCACCCATGACATGGCCGTTGTTGCGCAGATGGCAGACCGCGTTGTCGTGATGTTCCGCGGCAACAAGGTCGAGGAAGGCCCCGTTGCCCAGATTTTCGAGAACCCGCAGCATCCCTATACCAAGGCACTATTGGCGGCTGTCCCCAAACTGGGAGAGATGCGCGGCAAGGCCTGCCCTGAGCCCATGAAGCTTCTGGGCCGCGATCAGGCCGAGATTGCCCCTATTCCCGGCACCGAAGATACGTTGCTGGAAGTGCGCAATCTGACCACGCGCTTTGCGGTCAAGGGCGGGTTTTTTCGGAGAACAATTGCAAACGTCCACGCGGTCGAGGATGTGTCCTTCACGATCAACAAAGGTCAGACGCTCAGCCTGGTGGGCGAGTCCGGCTGCGGAAAATCATCTGCCGGGCGGTCCATCTTGCGTTTGGTCGAGCCGCAATCGGGCGAGATCGTTCTGGATGGCCGCGACATCGTGGCGCTGAACGAGCGTGACCTGCGCGATGCGCGTCAGGATATGCAGATGATATTTCAGGACCCGTTCGCATCCCTGAATCCGCAGATGCAGTTGGTCGACCAGGTGGCGGAACCGATGCAGAATTACGGGATGTTCAAGGGAGCGGAAGGGCAGAAACGCGTCGAGATGCTGTTTGACCGGGTGGAGCTGCCCCGCAGCTTCATGCGCCGTTATCCGCATGAGTTATCCGGCGGGCAGCGTCAAAGGGTCGCCATCGCCCGTGCGCTTGCCCTGAACCCCAAACTGATCATCGCGGATGAGGCGGTGTCGGCCCTGGATGTATCTGTGCAGGCGCAGGTTTTGAACCTGATGATGGAATTGCAGTCCGAGCTGGGCCTGTCTTTCCTCTTCATTTCCCATGACATGGCCGTGGTCGAACGGGTCAGTCACTACGTCGGCGTCATGTATCTGGGCCGTATCGTCGAAATGGGGCCGCGAGCGCGCGTGTTCGAGAACCCGCAACATCCCTATACCCAAGCGCTGATGAAAGCTGTGCCCATTGCAGACCCGCGCAGGCGCAAAGCCGAAAAAGATCTGAACTTCAAGCCCATCCCGTCGCCGATTCATCCTGTGGATTACGAACCGGCACCATCGGAATACACGGAAGTGGAGCCGGGCCATCTGGTGCTGACCACCGACAGCGGCTACTGA
- a CDS encoding peptide ABC transporter substrate-binding protein produces the protein MSLKSLLMGAVATTALAPAAFAERGSDGQVNIIYWQAPSTMNVFLSGGTKEVEASSMVIEPLIRFDENGEIQPWLVTEIPSVANGGISEDLKTITWTLTEGILWSDGTPLTSEDVKFTYEYCTHPEGGCAQITKFEGIESIETPDAQTVVINFASPTPYPFAAFGGAESPVIQKAQFEQCMGAAAPTCTEQNFNPVGTGPFVVDEFRPNDVITLSANPNYRDPAKPAFAKINFKGGGDAVGAARTVLETGEFDYAWNLQVAPDVLATMESVGNGELMTSFGPSVERIMLNNTNPDPALGPDERAVIRPHPFLSDPVVYNAMSLAIDRVLLAEIGYGAGGQVTCNWIPAPAAYNSDTLTCDTQDIDAANAMLDEAGIVDTNGDGIREKDGVPLSILYQTSTNSIRQDYQALIKDWWSQIGIETELRNIDASVFFGGDAGSPDTFQRFYADVEMYTNTFSGTDPQAYLANMLCDKAPSPASQWQGENISRFCMEEYDALWNTLAQTSDLEERARIGRELNDMAVTNGAMIPLTHRGDISARSNTLGGVRMNSWDSELWNIADWHRTE, from the coding sequence ATGTCCCTGAAATCCCTTCTGATGGGTGCTGTGGCCACCACTGCGCTGGCCCCTGCCGCCTTTGCCGAGCGCGGCTCGGACGGACAGGTGAACATCATCTACTGGCAAGCGCCGTCCACAATGAACGTGTTCCTGTCCGGCGGCACAAAGGAAGTCGAAGCGTCTTCCATGGTGATCGAACCGCTGATCCGTTTTGACGAAAACGGAGAAATCCAGCCCTGGCTCGTCACCGAAATTCCCAGCGTCGCAAATGGCGGCATCTCCGAAGACCTGAAGACCATAACATGGACGCTCACCGAGGGTATCTTGTGGTCTGACGGCACGCCGCTCACATCCGAGGATGTGAAATTCACATATGAATATTGCACCCACCCCGAAGGCGGCTGTGCGCAGATCACCAAATTCGAGGGCATCGAGAGCATCGAGACGCCCGACGCGCAAACAGTTGTCATCAACTTTGCCAGCCCGACGCCCTACCCGTTCGCAGCATTCGGCGGCGCGGAAAGCCCGGTCATCCAGAAAGCGCAGTTCGAGCAGTGCATGGGCGCCGCCGCCCCCACCTGCACCGAACAGAACTTCAACCCTGTCGGCACTGGTCCGTTTGTTGTTGACGAATTCCGCCCCAACGACGTGATTACATTGTCTGCCAATCCGAACTACCGTGATCCGGCCAAGCCCGCCTTTGCAAAGATCAACTTCAAGGGCGGCGGCGATGCCGTGGGCGCGGCACGTACCGTGCTTGAGACAGGCGAGTTCGACTACGCCTGGAACCTGCAGGTCGCGCCGGACGTCTTGGCCACGATGGAAAGTGTGGGCAACGGCGAGTTGATGACCAGCTTTGGCCCCTCGGTCGAGCGGATTATGCTGAACAACACCAACCCTGACCCGGCGTTGGGCCCAGACGAGCGCGCCGTCATCCGTCCACACCCGTTCCTGTCTGATCCGGTCGTGTACAATGCTATGTCGTTGGCCATTGACCGCGTTCTGCTGGCCGAAATCGGCTATGGCGCGGGTGGTCAGGTAACCTGCAACTGGATCCCTGCTCCGGCGGCCTACAACTCCGACACGCTGACCTGCGACACGCAGGATATCGACGCCGCAAACGCCATGCTGGACGAAGCAGGCATCGTCGACACCAACGGCGATGGCATCCGCGAGAAAGACGGCGTGCCGCTGTCGATCCTTTATCAGACCTCGACCAACTCGATCCGCCAGGACTATCAGGCGCTCATCAAGGACTGGTGGAGCCAGATCGGTATCGAAACCGAGCTGCGCAACATCGACGCGTCTGTGTTCTTCGGTGGCGACGCGGGCAGCCCAGACACGTTCCAACGCTTCTATGCCGATGTCGAGATGTACACCAACACCTTCTCGGGCACAGACCCGCAAGCGTATCTGGCCAACATGCTCTGCGACAAGGCGCCCAGTCCGGCATCGCAGTGGCAAGGTGAGAATATCTCGAGGTTCTGCATGGAAGAATATGACGCCCTTTGGAATACGCTTGCTCAAACCTCGGACCTTGAGGAACGGGCGCGCATCGGTCGTGAGTTGAACGACATGGCAGTGACCAACGGGGCCATGATCCCGCTGACGCACCGCGGCGACATCTCGGCACGTTCCAACACACTTGGTGGTGTGCGCATGAACTCGTGGGACAGCGAGCTGTGGAATATCGCCGATTGGCACCGCACCGAGTGA